Proteins from a single region of Pseudopedobacter saltans DSM 12145:
- a CDS encoding aminopeptidase P family protein, translating to MKYETLNSELFIINRQKFAKKLKANSIAIFNSNDEFPRSGDQNFNFKQNPDFFYLSGIDQEQSILIIFPDSPNPLYKEVLFLRQTNEHIAIWEGHKYTKEEAKKVSGIHNIYWLEDFWNILPSLMNYADYVYLNTNENDRYAHTVPYKDIRFIEEIRSKYPLHKLERSSLIMRELRPVKSVLEVEYTKKACQITRDAFIRVLKFVKPDVAEYEIEAEIIHEFIRQRATGHAYPPIIASGRNACVLHYNDNNQICKDGDVILFDFGAEYANYNADLSRSIPANGRFTQRQKDVYNSVLHVMKEAKKMLVSSTIWNEYHEEVGKIMTAELIKLGLLDKHDVAKQNPAVPAYKKYFMHGNSHHLGLDVHDISNRYEPFREGNILTNEPGIYILEENLGIRLENNILITRDGNIDLMADIPLEAEEIEEIMNS from the coding sequence ATGAAATATGAAACACTAAATTCAGAACTATTCATTATAAACCGACAGAAGTTTGCTAAAAAACTAAAAGCCAATAGCATAGCAATATTTAACTCAAATGATGAGTTCCCTAGAAGTGGTGATCAAAACTTCAATTTTAAGCAAAATCCAGATTTTTTTTATTTATCAGGAATCGATCAGGAGCAGTCAATTCTAATTATTTTCCCAGATTCCCCAAATCCATTGTATAAAGAAGTCCTGTTTTTAAGACAGACGAATGAACATATTGCGATTTGGGAAGGACATAAATACACAAAAGAGGAAGCAAAAAAGGTCTCCGGGATACACAATATTTATTGGTTGGAAGATTTTTGGAATATTTTACCTTCTTTAATGAATTATGCAGACTATGTATATCTTAACACAAATGAAAATGATAGGTATGCGCATACAGTTCCATATAAGGATATCCGATTCATAGAAGAAATCCGATCGAAATATCCTTTGCACAAATTAGAAAGGTCTTCTTTAATTATGCGGGAGCTGAGACCTGTAAAATCTGTCCTGGAAGTTGAATACACAAAAAAAGCCTGTCAAATAACACGTGACGCGTTTATCAGAGTTTTAAAATTTGTAAAGCCTGATGTAGCTGAGTATGAAATTGAGGCAGAAATTATACATGAATTTATTCGCCAAAGAGCAACAGGGCATGCTTATCCTCCCATTATTGCATCCGGTCGAAATGCGTGTGTATTGCATTACAATGACAATAACCAAATTTGTAAAGATGGCGATGTTATACTTTTCGATTTTGGTGCAGAATACGCTAATTACAATGCTGACCTAAGCAGGTCCATTCCTGCAAATGGTCGTTTTACACAACGTCAAAAAGATGTTTATAATTCAGTACTCCACGTTATGAAAGAAGCGAAAAAGATGCTTGTTTCCAGCACCATTTGGAACGAATACCATGAAGAAGTGGGAAAAATCATGACGGCAGAACTCATAAAACTTGGCTTACTGGACAAGCATGATGTTGCGAAACAAAACCCGGCCGTTCCCGCTTATAAAAAATATTTTATGCATGGAAACTCTCATCATTTAGGTTTGGATGTACACGATATCAGTAACCGATACGAACCTTTCAGAGAAGGGAATATTTTAACCAATGAACCTGGAATTTATATTCTGGAGGAAAATCTTGGTATCAGACTGGAAAACAACATCCTAATTACGCGAGATGGCAATATTGACTTAATGGCTGATATCCCGTTAGAAGCCGAAGAGATTGAGGAAATAATGAACTCTTAA
- a CDS encoding glycosyltransferase family 2 protein codes for MKSISVIIPNYNGRELLSEILPYTEKALETIPEHEIIIVDDCSSDDSVTFIQQNHPHILLLQNEKNSGFSSTVNRGLKAASKDLVFILNSDAKIFPDYFIHQLPYFDSDETFGVNGMIINWDNDEKQSGGKLLRFNALKIISNINYYLTAADEHVWYKTMFLSGTNILLDRKKALQINGLDELFDPFYVEDIELSLRALRMGWKLYYEPKSICRHHISKTIQSYHKRNFIQYLNIRNKFFMHCIHLSVPQLIGWFFLTITTSFLRIFIGNVNYLKAFFAFMKNYKGVIKSRNSFHNIANSFLGKNNLRPTKAVLKELSEEIAQYPIKKEFY; via the coding sequence ATGAAGAGCATTTCGGTAATCATTCCCAACTATAACGGCAGAGAATTACTTTCGGAAATACTTCCGTATACAGAGAAAGCTTTGGAAACAATACCTGAACACGAGATTATAATCGTTGATGACTGTTCTTCTGATGACTCGGTTACTTTTATACAGCAAAATCACCCGCATATCCTTTTATTACAAAACGAAAAAAACAGCGGATTCTCTTCCACTGTGAATAGGGGACTAAAAGCCGCTAGTAAAGATTTAGTTTTTATTCTGAATAGCGACGCTAAAATCTTTCCAGATTATTTCATTCATCAGCTGCCTTATTTTGATTCCGATGAAACATTTGGTGTGAATGGTATGATTATTAACTGGGATAACGATGAAAAACAATCCGGCGGAAAACTTCTTCGTTTTAACGCTCTCAAAATAATTAGCAATATAAATTACTATTTAACCGCTGCCGATGAACACGTTTGGTATAAGACAATGTTTTTATCGGGAACAAATATATTATTAGACAGAAAAAAAGCATTACAAATAAACGGACTCGATGAGTTATTCGATCCATTTTACGTAGAAGATATAGAACTTTCGCTTCGGGCGTTAAGAATGGGCTGGAAACTTTATTATGAGCCAAAGTCTATTTGCAGGCATCATATTTCCAAAACCATTCAATCTTATCACAAACGAAACTTTATCCAGTATCTGAATATCAGAAACAAATTCTTTATGCATTGCATACATTTATCTGTTCCTCAGTTAATCGGATGGTTCTTTTTAACGATTACAACTTCATTTCTACGTATTTTTATAGGCAATGTAAACTATTTAAAGGCATTTTTTGCTTTTATGAAAAATTACAAAGGGGTTATCAAATCTCGTAACTCTTTTCATAATATTGCGAACAGTTTTCTGGGTAAAAACAATTTAAGGCCGACTAAAGCTGTTTTAAAAGAGCTTTCAGAAGAAATTGCTCAATATCCTATAAAAAAAGAATTTTATTAG